The Brassica oleracea var. oleracea cultivar TO1000 chromosome C6, BOL, whole genome shotgun sequence genomic interval TGGGGAATGTTTCTTTCACCGTTATTGACAATGAAAACCACGTTGAACCTGAGGAAGATGAAAGTGAGTCTCTTCATTCCTTAGATACTGATAGTTACTCTGTTATTCTGTATATTGTGTTCGAAATGTCACCTTTAAAATTTTTTGTATCCTTCTCTTGGAAAATGATTTTGGTTATTTAAAGTTTACTGGTTAATATTTGCGGCTTATCTGGCGACGTGCACAAGCTTGCTAACTTAAGTGGTGTATTTTTTGTTTTTTTTTCTTCAGGTTTGTCAACTGTTGCTAAATTGATTGGATGCAACATCAATGAGCTAAAGCTAGCTCTATCGAATCGTAATATGAAAGTTAGAAATGACACAATTATACAGAAGCTAACACTATCGCAGGTAGGTCGTTTACAAAGAATCGCTTGCATTTAGTTTTCTTTTTGTGACTAAGTGTATTCTGAGTAGCGTCTGTAGTCATGATCTATGCTTCTTATTTATTTGGCATCAAGCCTTGCAGTACATGAGTATTCCTTCTGGAGATAATGACTTGTTTTATTCCTTTGTGTGCTGAGATTCTGTAAATCTAATTTCAGGCAATTGACGCAAGAGATGCTTTAGCAAAGTCAATATATGCCTGCCTATTTGACTGGCTGGTTGAACAGATAAACAAATCTCTTGCGGTGGGAAAAAGGAGGACTGGCAGATCCATCAGCATTCTGGATATCTATGGCTTTGAATCATTTGATGTATTCTTCTTTTGGTCTCTCTTTAAGTTAATCTATCTGCAGAAAATCTGAATGCTTAGGAACTATTTTCTCATTGAGATTTTACCTTATCTTTCTAAAATATCAACTAGTGGATGTGTCCACATTGCATGATGAGAAAGAACGGTCATAGATTTTATTAGAAAATGGTTTGATATATGCATATTCTGTTTAAAATTTGTACCATTGTCAATGTTGCTGAATAATTACTTCACATATTGCAGAAGAACAGTTTTGAACAGTTCTGTATAAATTATGCAAATGAGAGATTGCAGCAACACTTTAATCGTCATCTATTCAAGCTGGAGCAGGAGGTAAAGTTGCCCACTTTCTGATATGGCTGAGCATTCACGTTACAGACAGTTCTGAGGGCTTAACATGTCTTTTTGCTCTTCCAGGAATATATACAGGATGGTATTGACTGGACAAGGGTTGATTTTGAGGACAACCAAAATTGTCTCAGTCTCTTTGAAAAGGTAATGGGATACCATCACATGCTTCATATGAGTATATCTGTTATGAGGTTTGGCGATGACTTCAGATTATCAAGCTGCGTAGCAATTGATGCGATGTATCGTGTTGGAACGTACTTATTGTATATTCCAAAAGCATGTACTCTAAGTTCTAATACAGGAAAGTATCACATCTGTGCAGAAACCATTAGGTCTGCTCTCGCTTCTGGATGAGGAATCCACATTTCCGAATGGCACAGATCTGACACTTGCCAACAAGCTTAAGGAACACTTAAGTGCTAATTCCTGTTTTAGAGGAGACCGAGGGAAGACTTTTACGGTTTCTCATTATGCTGGAGAGGTAATAAGCTTTAGAAAACTCAGTGGCACTGTTGTTCAATTTTGATGTTTAGAAATCCAAACTGAAACAGGAACCTAGTCTTCTTTAATTATATCTTCATGATGCCAATTCTTACTTTCTTTTCCAACTCAGGTTACATATGAGACAACTGGATTTCTAGAGAAGAACCGGGATTTGCTGCATTCAGATTCTATTAAGCTTTTGTCATCTTGCTCTTGTCACCTTCCACAAGCCTTTGCTTCTAGTATGCTCATTCATTCTGAAAAACCTGTTGTTGGTCCTTTATACAAAGCAGGTGGAGCTGACTCTCAGCGACTAAGTGTAGCAACTAAATTTAAGGTATGTCACTTTTGCCTTTAAGCACAGCTTTCTTCTATTTAGGAGACTTCTCATCATCCTATAGTTAGTGACCATGCCTGGATACATTTTTTCAGGATCAACTTTTCCAATTGATGCAACGACTAGGCAACACAACACCGCATTTCATTCGCTGCATAAAGCCAAACAATGTTCAGTCTCCCGGGTTGTATGAGCAAGGTCTTGTCTTACAGCAGCTAAGATGTTGTGGCGTCCTAGAGGTGGTTAGAATCTCCCGGTCTGGATTTCCTACCAGGATGTCTCATCAGAAATTTTCCCGAAGGTGACAAACTCCCTCAGTATTCAGTAGCTGCACTTTTTAATAGTAATAGCAATGTTCAAGAAATGGCTAGGCCATAACTAGGCACTTTGGAAAGGCTAGCGATTACGCGGATTATTCTCGGCTTAGGCGGGACTAGGCATTAATGAATTATTGATTTAATTTATATATACTAAATTTATATAACATATTTTAGTTTTGGGGCTTAATTATAGATTTTTTTTGATGAATTATCAAAACTAGATATACAAAATAAATAAAAAAACTAGACAAATTTGTGGATTTGTACCAACATTATTACTTAGTTTTACAGATTTAGATTCATTTAGATCAGATTTTAAGAAATCGTTTCGGTTTAGGACCAATTTGCTGCCTAGACCGATTTTTAGAACCATGAGTAGTAGTCAAGCATTCATGTTGTTTTCCTTGTCACACTTTAGGTATGGTTTCCTTCTGCTGGAGAGCATTGCAGCAAAAGATCCTCTTAGTGTTTCGGTTGCAATTCTTCATCAGTTCAACATCTTGCCAGAGATGTATCAAGTCGGCTACACAAAACTGTTTTTCAGAACTGGCCAGGTACTATATAGATAGTCTTCTGATGTCTTGACTTTCTCTAGAAGGGAGCCACAAATTTAGAGACTCTAACTGCAAGGTTTTGCCTCACTTATGCAGATTGGGGTTCTTGAAGATACAAGGAATCGCACTCTTCATGGGATCTTACGTCTCCAAAGCTGTTTTAGAGGGCACCAAGCACGGAGTCGTCTAAGAGAGCATAAAAGAAGAGTTACCGTTCTTCAATCATGTATAACCCCTTGTCTCATTTCAATATTTCAATATAAGTAGAGACTGTTTCAGATTAACTTGAGCTACGGCTTCTTCATACCTCCTGTTGTTTCAGTTGTTCGTGGAGAAAAGGTAAGAAAGGAATACACAGAGTTACTTCGGAGGCATAGAGCTTCTGCTGCTATACAAAGCCATGTTAAGAGAAGGATTGCTAAGAGACAGTATAAAGCCACTGTTGATGCATCGGTTGTAATACAGTCAGGTAAAAAAAGAGTTAATTAAACCTTGAAATGTCAAAACGTATTTGATGTTAAAAGTTTCATTTACTCGCAGCAATTCGTGGCGAGCTGGTTAGAAGATGTGCTGGGGATATTGCTCTCCGTGAGAAAGAAGAGGAGAACGACATTCTCCGACAAAGACTGCAGCAGTACGACAACAGGTGGTCTGAATACGAAACAAAGATGAAATCAATGGAAGAGATTTGGCAAAAGCAGATGAGATCATTGCAGTCAAGTCTTTCCATTGCAAAGAAAAGCCTAGAGGTTGAGGACTCGGCTAGAAACTCTGATGCGTCGGTGAACGCAAGCGACGCAACGGAGTTATCAGGAAGTGGCGGTGATTTCAGGACACATGGGAGGACAAGAAGTGTTGGTGTGGGTTTAAGCGTGATAAGCCGGTTAGCAGAAGAGTTCGGACAGAGAGCTCAGGTGTTTGGTGATGACACAAAGTTCTTGATGGAAGTGAAGTCTGGTCAGGTGGAGGCGAGCTTGGATCCGGAGAGGGAGCTAAGAAGGTTGAAACAGATGTTTGACACGTGGAAGAAGGATTATGGAGGGAGATTAAGGGAAACGAAACTGATACTTGGCAAACTTGGGAGTGGGGAAAGTGGTGGTTCAGCGGAGAGAGTGAAGATGAAGTGGTGGGGGAGGTTGAAAAGTACCAGGTTTTAATGGTCTCTTTATTTCCTTGAGACACACGTCTCTATTTTTATTTTACACGTTTGATGTTATTCTTCGGTTTTCGTTTTGTTGCTGAGAAGTGAGAAGGCTACTTCACAGAACTATAATGCATTAATAAAATTTATAAATCTAATAAGAATTAATGTCTCTTACAAAAGAGGGGATATGTGAAATACTACAAATTTCATATTAAGGTAAGTAGATGTTATGGTTTGACCGTTTGAGTAATTTTTGTCTATAATTATACCCTTGATTAATTTTTATAGATATAATTAACTGTTTATGGCATAACTTGTAATTTTATTTGAAAAATAAAGGGTAAACCAAAAAAGTGTTCTTGTTATAATAGTATGTTGATATATATTACAAAAAATCTTTATAATTAATTTTTTTTTGAAATGTTTTTCAACTTTATTATGATTTCTGTTGACCAACTTCACAGAACTATAATGCATTAATAAAATTTATAAATCTAATAAGAATTAATGTCTCTTACAAAAGAGGGGATATGTGAAATACTACAAATTTCATATTAAGGTAAGTAGATGTTATGGTTTGACCGTTTGAGTAATTTTTGTCTATAATTATACCCTTGATTAATTTTTATAGATATAATTAACTGTTTATGGCATAACTTGTAATTTTATTTGAAAAATAAAGGGTAAACCAAAAAAGTGTTCTTGTTATAATAGTATGTTGATATATATTACAAAAAATCTTTATAATTAATTTTTTTTTGAAATGTTTTTCAACTTTATTATGATTTCTGTTGACCAACTTCACAGAACTATAATGCATTAATAAAATTTATAAATCTAATAAGAATTAATGTCTCTTACAAAAGAGGGGATATGTGAAATACTACAAATTTCATATTAAGGTAAGTAGATGTTATGGTTTGACCGTTTGAGTAATTTTTGTCTATAATTATACCCTTGATTAATTTTTATAGATATAATTAACTGTTTATGGCATAACTTGTAATTTTATTTGAAAAATAAAGGGTAAACCAAAAAAGTGTTCTTGTTATAATAGTATGTTGATATATATTACAAAAAATCTTTATAATTAATTTTTTTTTGAAATGTTTTTCAACTTTATTATGATTTCTGTTGACCAACTTCACAGAACTATAATGCATTAATAAAATTTATAAATCTAATAAGAATTAATGTCTCTTACAAAAGAGGGGATATGTGAAATACTACAAATTTCATATTAAGGTAAGTAGATGTTATGGTTTGACCGTTTGAGTAATTTTTGTCTATAATTATACCCTTGATTAATTTTTATAGATATAATTAACTGTTTATGGCATAACTTGTAATTTTATTTGAAAAATAAAGGGTAAACCAAAAAAGTGTTCTTGTTATAATAGTATGTTGATATATATTACAAAAAATCTTTATAATTAATTTTTTTTTGAAATGTTTTTCAACTTTATTATGATTTCTGTTGACCAACTTCACAGAACTATAATGCATTAATAAAATTTATAAATCTAATAAGAATTAATGTCTCTTACAAAAGAGGGGATATGTGAAATACTACAAATTTCATATTAAGGTAAGTAGATGTTATGGTTTGACCGTTTGAGTAATTTTTGTCTATAATTATACCCTTGATTAATTTTTATAGATATAATTAACTGTTTATGGCATAACTTGTAATTTTATTTGAAAAATAAAGGGTAAACCAAAAAAGTGTTCTTGTTATAATAGTATGTTGATATATATTACAAAAAATCTTTATAATTAATTTTTTTTTGAAATGTTTTTCAACTTTATTATGATTTCTGTTGACCAACTTCACAGAACTATAATGCATTAATAAAATTTATAAATCTAATAAGAATTAATGTCTCTTACAAAAGAGGGGATATGTGAAATACTACAAATTTCATATTAAGGTAAGTAGATGTTATGGTTTGACCGTTTGAGTAATTTTTGTCTATAATTATACCCTTGATTAATTTTTATAGATATAATTAACTGTTTATGGCATAACTTGTAATTTTATTTGAAAAATAAAGGGTAAACCAAAAAAGTGTTCTTGTTATAATAGTATGTTGATATATATTACAAAAAATCTTTATAATTAATTTTTTTTTGAAATGTTTTTCAACTTTATTATGATTTCTGTTGACCAACTTCACAGAACTATAATGCATTAATAAAATTTATAAATCTAATAAGAATTAATGTCTCTTACAAAAGAGGGGATATGTGAAATACTACAAATTTCATATTAAGGTAAGTAGATGTTATGGTTTGACCGTTTGAGTAATTTTTGTCTATAATTATACCCTTGATTAATTTTTATAGATATAATTAACTGTTTATGGCATAACTTGTAATTTTATTTGAAAAATAAAGGGTAAACCAAAAAAGTGTTCTTGTTATAATAGTATGTTGATATATATTACAAAAAATCTTTATAATTAATTTTTTTTTGAAATGTTTTTCAACTTTATTATGATTTCTGTTGACCAACTTCACAGAACTATAATGCATTAATAAAATTTATAAATCTAATAAGAATTAATGTCTCTTACAAAAGAGGGGATATGTGAAATAATAAAGATTTCATATTAAGGTAAGTAGATATTATGGTTGAGAGGGGATGCATTTTTTTCATTAATTATATCTTTGATTAATTTTTACATAAATAATTAAATGTAAGTGGCATAACTTGTAATTTTCTTTGAAAAGTAAAGAATAAATCCAAAAGGTGTTCTTGTTTTAATAGTATTGATATATAAATATTGTTAAAAAATCTTTATAGTTAAACTTTATGTTAATGCAAATTTTGAGTATGAGTTCTGTTGGCCAACTTCACAGTCAAAATTTATGTTAATGGAAATCTCATCGCATGTAAATACCTATGAGATATATATATATATAAAGAACAGCACAATAAGCTATACATAACTACCGCAATATTCTAAATACATTAGGTAAATAAACAATTAAATTTCTAACTTGTTTGTTGAAAACACAGACGTTGGGTCTGAATGGTAACCACGGTTTTTATAATATAAGCGGTGTAAAATTTAAGTGCAGTACGATTCAACTACGGTTTATGCAGTTTACGAGATAAATGCAGATTAGATAAAAAAATAGTACAGTTTTCATAAATAAAAAAAGAAGTGCGGTTTTGATATAAAATTAGTATGATTCTATTATAAAACGTAATTCGGTTTTGATAAATTAAATTATAATTTTGATTAAAAAAGTAACGTAAAATAAACATAATAACACAATTAGAAATTAAACTTGTTTGTTTAGTGCTAAAGATACAATTTTAAATTTAACTAAAATAAAAATGACTATAATTTACGCATTTTATGTAGTACAATAATGATTCATCTGTGAGTAATTCATCTGTTAAGTGAGTCAAGTGAAGTTTTACAGAAAATAGTTTTTAAAATAGAAAGCTTTCATTGACTTTCGTTTGATTTTTGGTTTTGTTTACATTTTATGATCTTAATATATAGTATTATATAGTTAATTAAATTGATTTTATTCAGAGTAACTATTTAACTAAAATAACGGGAAAAAAATTTCACCGAAGATGAAAACCATACCATAAGTGACAGTGGCACCAACGAAGTGCGTTATTAATCACATGCGAACAAACAAAAAAAAACTATTTGTTAAATGTGTGTGATTGGTAACATTGCTGTTGGGTCCATTAATACCGTCCCGCATATAGTAAAAACGTCGTTGCCATTAATTCTAATTTTCCGTTTGGATCTCTTACCTTTTGACTGGTTTATATAATTGAAGGATTTCCAGAAGAAGAAAAATAGTTGTTGCATATTCTAAATCACAAGAAATGGCAGCAAACAAGTTTTCTCTTTTGTTATTTTCATTGATGGTATCTACGTTTATCCTTTTACCAATGGCTTCAGGTAAACATTTTTTCAAAGTTAAATTGTCCCAAAAAAAAAAAAAACTGTGTACTATTGTTCTACTTAAGAATTGATAATTGATTGATCATTTAATTTTTTTGCATCCCAATTAGGAAAAATCCGTATATGTCCGGTAAGGAGACCACCTTGTAAGGTCAGCCAAGAATGTATACAAAACTGTAGAAAATTAGGGTACATGACAGGAGGCTGTGAAGAAAAACATTCCAGTGTATATTGTTGTTGTATACCCAAAATGAAATCTCAGGATAATCCTCATCACCTAGTGCATTCCTAACTAATTAACCTCTCATTTTTATGTATTTTCATTATATGAATAAAAATATATTTATGTATGATTGATCTACATATAATTTAAAAATATCAAAATATGTGAAATCATCATTGTAATTTTTTTTTATCTAAAAGTTACTTTAATATATATACAAACTTATTAAAAACTTAACATAAAAAGTTGGACAATTTTCCTAAATAGTTCTTTTTAAGTTTTTGTCACAAAATAGTCATAAAAAAAAAAGACCAAAATATTTTTTTTTTATTTTGAAAATTTTAATTTTAATTTTTTTTTTAATTTGAAACTCTATCCCCAAAACTCCACCCCTTAACTCTAAACTCTAAGTCTTGATTAGTTAACCCTATGGTTACCCTTTAATAAAACTTATTTTGGTTATTTTCTTCATTGAAGGCTATTTTTGTGACAAACTTAAAAATGCTATCTTAGGAAATTTCTCTAAAAAGTTTAACAAGAAAAACAAAATTATGTCCAAAACCTTTTTACGGTAGGAGCTATATGCTTTTTAAAATATTCACATATAATTAAAAATATCAAAATATGTCAAATCATAGTTTAATATTTTAAAATTTTTAAAATTTCCAAAAACTAAATCTATTAAAATAAACTTAAAAATATCAACTAGTACAAACAAACAAAAAGTAAACAGAACTAACTTAATTGGTATATATGCTAACTATTTCCAAAAGTAACATGAGTTTTTTTTAATAAAAGTTATCTCAAAAAGTATATCAAAACATACAAATAGCATATACATCAAAATAAAAAAGATAGTTAATATAACAATAGTTAAGCTAATCAAATAAATAAAATAGAGACTGAAATTTTTGTATTTAGAAATTTCTTATTTATATTCCTCAACTGTAGAAAGTCATCTAAATTTATAATAGTTTTTACAAGTTCCTCAAAAGAATAAAGATTGATTTATAGTTCTTTTTATCGAGCCAATTCATTCTTTGACTTAACAATAAATTTGCAAAATTTTATTAAATTAAATAATGGTAAAAGTAATTCACTTGTATAAGAAAATATTATTAATTATGCCTTTTTATTTATGCATTTCAAGCTATTTTTATGAATCAAATGAATTAGCATATTTATTCGCTCATTAAAAAAATTGTTTTTAAATAACACTACTATATTACGTTCGACAAATTTTGTTTTCAGAAATTTATAATCCAAATCTTCATTAAATTAAACAGACAGGTTTTGATGAAACAAACCTAAAGATTTTTATAACCTACAATAACTTTTTAAACTAAAATCATTACTTGTAAAAAGAGTATATAATGGCTTTTTATACGTTTTATTGTAATTTACCAATAAAATGATACAATTAATGTTTATAAAACTTTATTAAAGCAATCAGCCTAACATATAAAATTAAAAATGATCTCACATGGTTTTTATAAAAAAGATGTTTGAAGAACAATATTAGTAAAATATATGAAAACATGAAAAGGTAAGTAGATACTTTGGTATATCTGGAAAGGAAGAAATAATAAAATCCTTAGTAATATTGATGTGGATCCTATGGATACCCTTAAACTGACTGAAACGGAATCAAAACTCTGGGTTGAAGCACAAATATTGAATGATTCAAGGAGGACTTCACAGATAGAGGCTACGATTCTTCCGTCAATTCCAGGAAGATGGTGTTTAACGGATGGTTCCTGGAAAGAAAATGATAGTTTTTCAGGTCAAGGATGATACAATACCTTAAAAGGATTTGAGGGTTTAATGGGAGCAAGGAATGTTAGGGCTTCACTCTCTCCTCTTCATGCAGAGATGAAAGCTTTACTATGGGCAATGGAATGCATGAAAAACGTACGACAATTTCAGGTTACGTTTGCAACGGATTGTTCTCAATTGGTGAAGATGGTTTCAGATCCAGAAGAATGGCTAGAGTTTGCAAGTTATTTGGAAGATATACAAAGTCTGAAAGAGAGTTTTATTTGTGCAGAGATTATCTATGTATCAAGAACGCAGGATAAGAAGGCGAATAGCTTAGTCCGCAGTGCTAGGAAAAAAACGTCTTTTGTCGTTCACATAGATCAATATCTCCCAGTGTGGTTCACAGAGTCAATATGAGTCTTTAAAGTTGAGGACAAAAAAATAAATAAAAAAAAGGTAAGTAGTTATTATGGTTGAGCCATTTCTGTCTATAATTATAACCTTGATTAATTTTTATAGATATAATTAACTGTTAATGGCATAACTTGTAATTTTATTTGAAAAGTGAAGGGTAAACCAAAAAAGTGCTCTTGCTATAATAGTATACTAGATTTTGTATATAAAACAATATAATTTTTTTTTTTGTCGTCAACAAACAGACTAATATAGCCCCGGCGAACAAAACTGGTAGTTCCGTATCCATGTGAACGACGAAAGACGATTGTTTCCTTGCACATCGTGCTAGGCTATCCGCCTTTTGGTTCTCCATCCGGAGTACATGAATGATCTCTGAACTAATAAAACTTGTCTTTAGTATCATTATATCGTGCATGTAACTCTCAAACGCCGGCCATTCCTCTGGTTCCGAAACCATCTTCACCAATTGAGTACAATCCGTAGAAAATGTAACCTGAAACTGATGCAAATTCCTCAAGCATTGCATTGCCCATATCAATGCTTCCATTTCCGCATGGAGAGGTGACAGACATGCCCTAGTATTCCAAGCCCCCAACAAACCCTGGAAACCCTCGAGTGTACTATACCATCCTTGACCTGAGTAAGGCTCTTTGTCTTTCTAGGAACCATCTATAAAGCACCAACGACCTACCCTCAGCTGACGGTACAAACCCTCACCCTGTTGTGTTAGATGTTTTGTCTTCAACACCTGAGCTTCCGCCCAAAGCGTTGATTCGGTTTCCGCAAGCTTAATTGTCTCCCTTGGGTCAATATCCAAATTACTGAACACCTTATTATTCATTTCTTTCCAAATATACCATAATAACCACGCAAAAAGATGATCCTCCATCTTCGGGAGTACCCTCCAAAAGAGGTGATCCATATTCGTAAAGAGCGAGCTAGTAGGAAAGTAAACTGGGTTTGACAGTATCTTTGACAAGGCCCCAACTTTTTGCGTAGGATGACACTCAAAGAACACATGGTTTATTGATTCCTGCTCAGCTCCACATCTAGCACAACAAATATCTCCCCTTATTCCTCTTGCTTGCAAATTCTTCTTAACAGCAATACATCNNNNNNNNNNNNNNNNNNNNNNNNNNNNNNNNNNNNNNNNNNNNNNNNNNNNNNNNNNNNNNNNNNNNNNNNNNNNNNNNNNNNNNNNNNNNNNNNNNNNNNNNNNNNNNNNNNNNNNNNNNNNNNNNNNNNNNNNNNNNNNNNNNNNNNNNNNNNNNNNNNNNNNNNNNNNNNNNNNNNNNNNNNNNNNNNNNNNNNNNNNNNNNNNNNNNNNNNNNNNNNNNNNNNNNNNNNNNNNNNNNNNNNNNNNNNNNNNNNNNNNNNNNNNNNNNNNNNNNNNNNNNNNNNNNNNNNNNNNNNNNNNNNNNNNNNNNNNNNNNNNNNNNNNNNNNNNNNNNNNNNNNNNNNNNNNNNNNNNNNNNNNNNNNNNNNNNNNNNNNNNNNNNNNNNNNNNNNNNNNNNNNNNNNNNNNNNNNNNNNNNNNNNNNNNNNNNNNNNNNNNNNNNNNNNNNNNNNNNNNNNNNNNNNNNNNNNNNNNNNNNNNNNNNNNNNNAGTGATGAAGGCTTCTCCATCAGCCTCCATAATTGCTTTCCAAGCATAGCCGTATTAAAATCTGTAATATCCTTAAAACCCAAACCTCCTTCATCCTTGTTTGTACATACTTTGTCCCATGACTTCCAGTGCATGCCCCTTGTGTTTCCTCCTGGACTCCACCAAAATTTGGAAACCGCACTCGTCAACCTCTTCACTGTTGCCTTAGGTAACCGATATATAGACATCACATGGTTAGGTAAAGCCGTAACTACTGATTTAATAATTACTTCATTTCCACCTTTAGAAAAAAATTTAAATGTCCATCCATTAACCCTATTATTCAATCGGTCCTGGACAAAACCAAAGAACTGAAATTTGGATCCTCCCATATTTTCCGGCAGACCCAGGCATGACCCCATCCCACCTAAATTCTGTATCCCTAGGATGTCTCTCAACTCTTGTCTAGCGGATTCCTCCACCTTATGCCCAAATTGTATCGAAGATTTCTGAAAGTTAATCAGTTGACCCGACACCACTTCATATTCCTTTAAGATTCTAAGAATTGTCTGGCATTCTTCCTTCTGTGCCTTACATAAAAAAAGACTATCATCTGCAAATAACAAATGAGAAATCGAAGGGCTAGCTCTAGCAACCTTCATGCCCGTAAATTGATTACCCCTTTCAGCCTTTTTAATATTCACAATCAAAGCCTCGGTACACATAATAAAAAGATAAGGGGATAATGGATCCCCTTGCCGTCAGTGTTTTTAAAACCGGACCGACCCGATGGTTGGACCGGGTTCGACTGTGAACCAGTTATATAACCGGGTTGGTATAGTAATTGGTTCGACCATGAACCGGCCACATAGCCGGATTATATTTCAAAGTTATTAAACTAATAAAAACTACTAAAACTATCGAAAATCTATAAAACATCCATATAAACAAGAAACTAATTTATATTTACAATATTTTATGTTCAAAATTGATTTATATTTTAACTATGCATCATGTTTACTAATATTACTTTTATATTTACATACTAAAAAAATATTAAACCATATTATTGAACCAGGTTTGACCCTGTCTAACCATATTGAACCGACCCAAAATATTTCCGGTTCAGCTTCCGGTCCGGTTTTAAAAACACTGCTTGCCGTAAACCTCTTTGAGGAATTATATTTCTCCGCGGCTGTCCATTCAACAATACACGATATTGAATCGATGATATACATCCTATGATTAATTTAACCTAATGCTGATAAAACCCCATCTTAAGAAGTACCGCTTGAATAAAATCCCACTCCACCCGATCATACGCTGTACTCATATCCGTCTTAATCGCCATGTATTACTTTGACAAGCCTTATTAGTCCGCAAACCATGAAACATTTTCTGTGCAATAAGAATGTTATCCGAAATCAGCCTTCCTGGCACAAACGCTGATTGTGTCTCTGAAATTAACCGTGGGAGACATGATTTGAGTCTCTGACATAAGACCTTCGAAATAACCTTGTACCCTACATTACACAAACTAATCGGCCTCAATTTGGACATCCTAGTAGGTCTTTCCGTCTTCGGGATCATACATATATTGGTAGTATTTAGCCTTGGATTCATCACTCCTGTAACCATGAAATTATTAACCGTCTCAACCAAATCACTTTTGATAATATGCCATGCGTGTTGGAAGAAAAGCGCCGTCATCCCATCCGGGCCCGGAGCTTTCTCCGGATGCATCATAAACAAGGCCTGCCGAACTTCCTCCTCCGTTGCTAACCTTAGCAACCCATTATTCATTTGTGGAGTAATTGATGGAACTATTTTCTCCAGAAAACCCTCAAATTCAGAAGGAGAGGTAGTGCTAAACAAATCATCAA includes:
- the LOC106300089 gene encoding myosin-3; this translates as MSHKVKPSVQSLKSMPADYRFLGSPPLSDPLENSSSGSSVSVTIPRNGHLKNGFKGTRDSVGGVDNGNEDSPYSVSNGDPVVPLPQSTDRRWSDTSVYARKKVLQFWVQLPCGNWELGKVLSTSGEESVVKLPEGNVLKVISETLVPANPDILDGVDDLMQLSYLNEPAVLYNLEYRYNQDMIYTKAGPVLVAVNPFKEVPLYGNSNIEAYRKRSNESPHVYAIADTAIREMIRDEVNQSIIISGESGAGKTETAKIAMQYLAALGGGSGIEYEILKTNPILEAFGNAKTLRNDNSSRFGKLIEIHFSETGKISGAKVQTFLLEKSRVVQCAEGERSYHIFYQLCAGASPTLREKLNLTSAEEYKYLQQSNCYSINGVDDAERFQAVTEALDIVHVSKEDQESVFAMLAAVLWLGNVSFTVIDNENHVEPEEDESLSTVAKLIGCNINELKLALSNRNMKVRNDTIIQKLTLSQAIDARDALAKSIYACLFDWLVEQINKSLAVGKRRTGRSISILDIYGFESFDKNSFEQFCINYANERLQQHFNRHLFKLEQEEYIQDGIDWTRVDFEDNQNCLSLFEKKPLGLLSLLDEESTFPNGTDLTLANKLKEHLSANSCFRGDRGKTFTVSHYAGEVTYETTGFLEKNRDLLHSDSIKLLSSCSCHLPQAFASSMLIHSEKPVVGPLYKAGGADSQRLSVATKFKDQLFQLMQRLGNTTPHFIRCIKPNNVQSPGLYEQGLVLQQLRCCGVLEVVRISRSGFPTRMSHQKFSRRYGFLLLESIAAKDPLSVSVAILHQFNILPEMYQVGYTKLFFRTGQIGVLEDTRNRTLHGILRLQSCFRGHQARSRLREHKRRVTVLQSFVRGEKVRKEYTELLRRHRASAAIQSHVKRRIAKRQYKATVDASVVIQSAIRGELVRRCAGDIALREKEEENDILRQRLQQYDNRWSEYETKMKSMEEIWQKQMRSLQSSLSIAKKSLEVEDSARNSDASVNASDATELSGSGGDFRTHGRTRSVGVGLSVISRLAEEFGQRAQVFGDDTKFLMEVKSGQVEASLDPERELRRLKQMFDTWKKDYGGRLRETKLILGKLGSGESGGSAERVKMKWWGRLKSTRF